aatttgtttatttatttatgttgatTATTCATAGGCTTTAACAAAAAtagcttttatttattatgtgcTTCTTTAATCAAAATAGTATGGGCTcgttcaagtttactaagACAAGCTCTTGACAGATCTTAGCAGATCttgtactaaaaattaaaagtgccTACATTCTCTCTAAAGAATATCTATGAGAAAACAATGCAAGGTATACTTATCTAAGCTCAGTCCATCTAAATACTTAGCAAACTTGAATCCaattagatcaatttttaaatatttatactatggttttttaaaatataccattatttaattttgtgagATTATTTTCCATTATTAAGCAGcagtatacatatattttcaatttggTAGTAAATTTGAATGtttatttttcgaataaaaaaaatttttgagttagTATGAAACCGTggcattaaattttaagatttaaatGATTGTTTCAGATTTTGAGCTCTGTGTCAAAATCTGATATTCGTCAATGATTGTAGTATTATTAGTATCAttaccaagaaaataataaaaaataaatcactaCTTAAGCTCGTAATTTCGTTTTAGCACTTAATGTATTAGGGTCTGTATAACTAAAAGTTTAACTACATTTAACGGAATAGCAGTAGGTACGATTTTATTCTGTAGTTTTCGATTGTATAACAATTGTAGGCTATTTGTAACtctacataaaattataatataatataaataatcatgGCTCTGAGTCAATGaattcgttaattatttaCGTTAAagtactcaaaaatatttactgtttaacaatttaaatattgttgatttcttcgagcttaaaaattaatacgtattattatttatagtctCTATAGGTCAAAAAAAGATCATCAATTACATTTTAGAGcttcaagagctttcagatTTTTTCTCCTAATGTCAACATATAAAAAAGTTCATGAAATTTATCATTCAagattatgataagtatttaattgtAGACTTATTCTTATCtcatagttttttattttagtttttgacGTGAACAATCTTATTCTGAACTCATAGACGAGTTCTTTTACCTACTGAAATATCAAACTTATGGTTATGAGgcataatatttacaaaaattttttacgccattttttattcatttatgatttgaaaattctattattcacagtaaaaatgaaaaaaaaaagttattctttCTGATGCTTCGTGGACCAAAAATGAAAACCACTCAGTTTTTATACATAATTGATTGTTATTGTAATACACaaatacttaatttataatagaGTACATGATTAATAGATCGTAAAAAACCATTAAGTGTGATTAAagtctcaaaaaatttttttaatttcgaaggaagaaaataacaaaaatacttcagatttaattatttggctaataattataaatttgtagTTGACTcgaagaaattataaaaagcaGCAGTGGAAAAAAACTTGATACTACTTTTtcatcaagaaaaataaaatcaaaatcatTTATCTGAATTTCATCATCTATTTAAAATTCCTCGTAATTCCAATTCAACaccgataaaataattaattggatTCAATAAGgaaattcttaaaccaaaaacatcattttgaagaatttgatcattttgaatccaataaaaaaattcttacatcAAGTAAGATTACTTTGAACCAAAAATACTTTCTcagatcaagaatttttccacttgattcaagttcaagaatttttcttttgaattaagttaatttttttattgctataatttttttaaatatatttatcaaagTAAAAAAGCTTCGAGGATATCtaacaaaaagaaaatatttcctaattttatgatttataattcttttatattaaataaatctcaCAATTACAAATATTTGTCGTAATTAtgcataataattaaaaaaaatttcgaatttgaaataacttttttcacAACGTTTAAACAGTAAACATGATCATACTACAACAAATATTCTCGTGTACTTATTCTGATGAAATAATACTACTGAAATTAACgaataatcaaatttaatcgatttttttttacttcttaaGAATAAACAATCTAGTTCGGTTAGAATCTTATAAGTTTATTTAGTCTTTAATTAACGAGCTGAATGACAAATTAGATTAATAAATGCTCTatgattttgaattttttcattttacgtAGGTCtcagaattaaaattctagCCCAATTGATACCTATGTCAAACAATATTGTGACAGCACACCACCACATAATACCAGATTCCGATTTACCTCTCACCTGAAatcttttagttaaatttttaatacacaatttaaaatttttatttttttgtactcGAAAAGATCAAAAATTTGCTGAGaagttatataaaatatggaataagttattgaattattaGTTTGTTCTATACCCTAATTTAGATAACTTTCGCTAACAATGtggtttatatttataatttcaatgtCTAATAACTTCAATAGATTCCAATGTTATTGAACTCAAACGAAatgatcaattattaaataagtattcACATGGTACGTGTATTTTGAAAAACAGTTATGAATATTAATCTGCATCCAAGTAAAAGTAAAAGaatactgaaaaatattcaGCAAAAAATGTCacataatataaaaagattACGCTTTATTCTGTTTCGGAAATCTgcataataaagaaaataatattctcaAAACTTACTCAAtgaatttcttattttatagaattttctATGAGTTTATCACATGTATTTGGAATTAAtgataaatgttaataataacattactTAGTTTATAtcattagaattaaaattttgataactgatcaaaattaaaagaaatttatgagtaaaaataaagtcagtatgtgtgtatatatagatagatcgATCTATACACGGATGTATAACGGAGAGAGGTACGAATGATatcatatatattaaaaatttacctgTTGCAAGTGTTTGAAACTTTTTCACGTTCTTTATCTTCAgaattcgtaatttttttttcttctttctttcacttaatcattattattttgcttgatacacttttgataatttttgaacacaATCATGATTTCGTTGTTATCGTAAATAATAGAACCATTCAAACACTGTTATACCTCTAGAAATAACTAATGTTTAACCATAATTACgaacagaattaaaaatttttttataaaatttatttattgttaatataaaatacaatattgaATTGACATTCATCAGTACACGTAGGTGAAAGCTAAAGAGAAGGAGAAGAGCGTTACCACGCGACTGGTTGATTTTACATTAGAAGAAAAAGAATGAACGGTTATGTCCCTCCCCAACATACTTCTCTCAAACTATGTTACTTTCACAAGAACCTTTCAGGTCGTGGTAAGGCTGATAGACTCAGGAATTTGGCTTAAAATTATGATATATGTTATTGACCCTATGTCtctacttgaaatttagtAGATCCTAACTGTAATGtccatgaaaaattgatagtacACTATGCAACCATGctaaatatagatataaaagTTCTTCAATacagaatttttcttcttgaaaCATTTCTTGCTGTGACAGCAAAGCTAGAACTAAAGGCTATATATAAacactaattattaaaaaattgatttgctattagtaaaaatcaagtcttttgataataattataacagaAATTCTGCTGTcaattattactataattCTTAACATGATAGTATGTGAATGAGGAAGTTGAGAATATGTATAAGTGTACTCTCTTATTTTCTATGGATATTTCCCAATTACTATAACATTCTTCAGATTCCTGaagtcttaaaattaaattttttttttgtcaatctCAGTCTGTGATGAGTATATACCAGGTTTTTTTGTTCATTAATTCTCATTTACTTTCAGTACAAGTATGACGCAGATTAATCGAATACCACATATTGAGTATTAtcgaaaaaatctatattatttatgaacGATCTTTCGAAAGATTCAAGGATTCACCTGAGTCATTCAATGTTGAagcttgattattttttccatgtatCATTGACATATCTAACATCGCTCCAAAGTCTGGTCGAACACTTGATATTGAGAGCTCATCAGCAACAGAAAAATTAGTGGGCCGTTTTGATTTCATGTTATCATTTGTAGActctaaagttttttttcgatCTACTAAATTATCAATTCTAGATGGATCTAGGTTGAAACAAGTAAGTGGAATGTTTTCACCTGGTGTATAGTCATTTTTCCGATCGATTACATCTTTTGATGGATTAGTAGAACTACCTTTAttattagaattaaataaatttgtaatatttcGATTGTACATACTTGGTGAAACTTTAGTTATTTCGTTTAAAGGAAATGCTGATAGTTTAGCAAGATCAGCAGAAGAAAAATTGgctaatttacttaaatctgGCAACGGTGTCATTTGTTGTGAAAAATCAGGAAGAGGAAAATCTGATGTAAAACTTGACCGCATCTTATTTAATACTTCTATAGAGAGGGGACCCGTCAGTTTGGAAAAGTCTATAGATGTCGGTGGTTCAACATCCAGTTTGTTAACAGTTTTTACTGAAACTGTAAGCTCGCCTGATTTAAAAGTTGGTGGAATTTCGGGTTTGTCTATTTTAGTATATAACCGACTATCTTTTAATGATTCATCGATAACTTCTTTTTTACAATTACGAGAAGATGTCGATGGTTGAGATTCAAACTTGGGTAAAGGAGTCATAATGTTGTTATCTGACTTGAAAGCTACGGGGGTAAggaaaacattattattacttaatcCAGATGCAGTCTGAGTTAAAGACTCATTCATCCCGAGAGGTGGAAACTGGACAGTAATAAAAGCATCTGATCTAGTTTCTATTGATGAATCCGgaagaatcatttttttaattacttcccAATATCCAGTATCATTACCTCGACTACGACCGGGTAATTTTGATGCTAAAGAATTTCGTAACCTTTCTAAATAAGTTGTGGTACTGTTGAAATTTGACTTGAAATTAATACCTCCTTCACTTCTATAATACtcgatacattttttaatttcatcaagTGCATCTTGAGATAAAAATGATTCTTGTGATATTGTATAACTGAGCAACATTGGGCGAGGATACTCGTGAGGCCGATTTTCAGGTGGTGGCATCGACCAAAAGATGTTGAAATTAGATTCATAACAGTTACCATCAGCATTATAAGGtgcttcaataaaaaataaagaaaaaaatattttatctaagttattaaataaaaaagataaacgttaaaataaatataattacttaCAACAAATCAAGCCTACACACGGAGTATATCCATTATCACTAGGacctttcatttttatttgataatcaAGTTGATAATCAACATCTCTTAATGATGGTGATGCGTGAGATCGTGGGTGCGAATGATACCATCCTACTAAAGTTACTCGCTGCCATTCCATAGCTCTTGCGATTTCAGCTTCAACCATTCCAGCCGCTGTTTTATCTTTACCAGCATATCGACAAGGAAATGCACTCGTAATAGCCAAATCTTGAAGTAATGTTAGGTAAAATCAGATAACTATTATAGACAAAGATGCTTATGTTGGCATTATATAGTAtagcattaaataaaataaataaagatatttgtagtttacatttaaaatattacttaCTATGAGCATTTATATCCCAATGCCCACCGAGATATCCACAAACCTCCTTGTCTGTGAGATGACAATGTAAATCTACTATTAAAGCCGCCGTAGTAGAAATCGTTACTAAAAACGGTTGAATTTTACCAAGAGAACTAAATGATGTTAGTTCAACCATGGTACTCATGTccctataataaataaaaaataattatagttttctaattataatttaaaaaatattagatgcaattatttaaatacattGCATGACTCCTGATGCCTAAATTTGTGTGTTTCACAGGAACTCTTACAATCGCAATAGAATTAAATAGTTGAGATTCTTGTTTTTCGGTGTTTGTATTACTCACTATCTCCATGTTAGTAATTTATAAGTTTctgtttaaatattattttgtgcattaaatatttacataaaggttataatgtttatttatcctTTTTCGTAACTGGCTTCACTTTTCCAATTGCcatattacttaatttttttccttacatACCcactatattaaataaaacattcacaatcagactccaaatttaatattatttattatatttgtatttactTCGTGCACAACGAATACACACTCGCTATATAATACAATAAGTGTTTTTGTTTGTATTTTGTCAAGAATTTCCGTTGGTCTAGGCGGAACTCGTGATTCACGTCTGATAGAAAATTACGGGTGTATTCCGACATGCACTGCAACCACTGTAAGGTCTGACGTCAATGTATAGAAGACTGCGAAACCGTGTCTTTTATAAACAACTATAGGTATGGTTCTTTTTGAAAAGAAAACGCGGTTTCCAATCATAATGCCatccaaatgaaaattttcgatgaaagattaaaaattagggCTGTACAATTTAACCGGCCAAGCCGGCTAAAAAAGTTAGCTAAATTAATTAGCTAGCTAACCGATAGACTTAGCTAATTTAACCGGTTAACTTAATTAGCTCAGCTAATTAGCCAACGGCTAACCGGCTAAAcggctaattattttttcagctaTTCGCTGATTCTTTACCTACAGAcaggttaaaaaaataataatattgattttttatgacaaaaataacgaaggtaatttatttaatgaattaacacttatcaatattttatttatcaaaatgactcttaagttaattattgaatttgttTTCTGTAATACTTCTATTTTGATAgagaaaaatcaataaattagcATTTTCGGGTAGTAAACAGTTGCGTTTTGAGCTAATAATATTTCCAGCTGTGGAAAAAGCCCTTTCAGAGGGTGTACTTGATGCTGGGACACCTAAGTATCTTCTCGCCAGCCTAGCCAGTTTAGGAAACTCATGGCGTTTTGAGTGCCACCAATGAAGAGGGTTGTCACCACACGGAATATTTGGCTCCATTTTGAAGCTATTTATTTCTCTTTCGTTTACATTATCCAGATTATTTGGATTATCACTTTCAAAACTTGCCATTCTCTCAAAACTTTGAGATAAAGCTTCACCATCAAAGAGATAATCCAAATCTTTCTCTCTCTTATTTTTAGCGATAGCTGCTGGTGTTTCTTCAACATTTTCTTTggctataatttttaaaattttttcttcgacCGACTTTCGGAATTCTTGAGTTTCATCGGCCATATTTTTATATCTGCAATATATTAAAACATAAATGAATTTGATaatcaaactttttaaaatcatttcgTTATTAGCGTATAAATATATCGTGTAACTATACCTAGGATCCAAAAAACAAGCTAATGTAGGTACGGAATCATAATCTTCTCCCAAAAACCGAGCTTCTAGTTCTTCGCGAAAGACTTCTTTAAGTGATTGAATTTTCGGAGGGTCATCTGAATCATCAATCATCAAGAACTTATCTATTATTGAATGAATAAGTGGCCGTACCATTCCACTAGTTGATTCCGTTTGACTGGACATCATTTTCGTCGCTACTTCAAATGGTTTCAAAATTCGGACcaaatcttttaaataattccattCTGAATTACgtaaaagcaattttttacacattGCTGTAGTTGTAAACTCAAGATTCAGTAACACACTTTCAACTGCTTGTTTTTGTTCCAATAGCCGTTCAATCATATTGTAAGCGGAATTCCAACGAGTTACACAGTAGCTAATCAAAGAATGGTCAGGTAAATTATGTAATTTCTGGGCATCTTTAAGAGCTTTTGTTGCTTTATATGAATGTTTAAAGTGACCAACGATTGCAGAAACTTTTTGAAGATGTATTTGAAAATGTTCTTCATTAAAAGCTTTTTCTACAACAAGCTGCAACGAATGACAAACGCAACGAACACTTTGACCGATGTTGATGTCAGCAGTAGAGCTTCCCCGCATTGCAGCCACCATATTTCGTGCATTATCATGGATCACagcaattgttttttttgctcgacgggcagaaagcgtcaactttcggcccgctacgctaaacaaagttgcccctttctgccttcgtcgagcaaaaaaatagtatacactccacgggaagtaaataagaaagcctcagatcacatgtttgttgacctcggcttcgcctcggccatcacattacatgtgatctgagacatttcttactttacttccctaggtgtgtaatatactatttctgcCAAATTCCACTCTGATAAAGCATTGCATAAATGACGGTAAATATTTTCTGCCGAGTGACTTTCAGTCATTTCCGAGGTGTTCAAAGTTACAGAGTATAAATTCCATAACTCATCTATAGCATGTACTGTAATTGTAATGAATGAAATTGCAGAACGAAATGTCCAAGCGTCTGTTGTAATTGACACATCATGAAAATTACGGAGAGTTGCCCGAATTGgctatagtaaatttattgagtTCTTTTAATTCGCCCGTTGGAACGCGGTAGGGCGTTCAACTCGCAGTAAATAGATTAAGGCGGGAGAatagatttaaatttgaataatttaaaataaattatataaatatttaaagaatttaaatacgctcagattattttagtttaatttagatTTGCCTTGCGCgcaaatatattatttattattcgataggttacaaaattaaaagtacCGACAATAATTTCGAAAAAGGAAAATTTGCGTAGTGTACTACAGTCTTGCTTTTTGATAAGTGTTTTCTTGTTTCTTGGTTTTCGACTCCCCTGATTGAGATGTTCGTACCTTTGGAGTAGGAGAGTCCCAGAGGGTAGTGAGGGTAGTTGCGTGCGCCTCTGCGACTCCTGTCTTCGGCAAGCATCCCTTCTCGAGTTGGCAAAAATGGGACTATGCTGCGATGACGTCACGGCGACTCGACATTCTCAGACTATATGCAACCCGCATGGATGCTTGGTTTTTATGACCTAGTCTTGAGTACTCGAGCAATCCCTTTTTTAAGCGAATGTTTTGGAAAATAAGTTACTTAGGggattatgataataaaaagagtaataaattaagaTCTCCGGGTTTTCCCAGCATTGTAAAGAGTATTTCCAAAACGTTCGGCATCTTATCCAAAGTGACCATTACAATTAACGTaggtttattttaacaaagaaattttttcttagcatGTCTAAACCAACTGGACAGtactaaaagtttttataagtttttccTTGAGAATTTCcggtaattataaattcgtcTAGACTATAGAAAATTTCCCATACTTaacaatagaatttaaaatagaaaggtttataattttttaaagattcttatttttcttaccgatactattacaaataaaatacatatattttaaatctttctGGGTTTTTCCCGCTGTCATTTATTGCAGCCATcttttttatatgtaattctatattaatatatagagAGCGTTGTGATCAATCCTTTCAGATTCACCACAACATTTATGATATGATATAGTTCCCTTCGTGTACTGACATCTATATCTGCTTGAGTAAATGTtatagatttaatttttcatttgtaaacaTGTGATTATGAAAACAttagtatttttgtatttttatattgaaacgtGATAAATACTAAAGTATCCCTACTTAATTTTGGTTGTCTTTAAATATGTATTAGATTGATGAAAATgtcgataaatatttacagaatcaatttattttcaaacaaacaaaattattcttggttaACAGTTAAAATGAATTCGACTATGGCATGGAAGAAAGTTATTGGTGTAAGAGcccaaaaatttcaatcttaCAAGCaattaattgttgaaaatttgaatttaaatcaTAACCAAGCATCATCTGT
The sequence above is drawn from the Cotesia glomerata isolate CgM1 linkage group LG4, MPM_Cglom_v2.3, whole genome shotgun sequence genome and encodes:
- the LOC123263324 gene encoding E3 SUMO-protein ligase ZBED1-like — protein: MVAAMRGSSTADINIGQSVRCVCHSLQLVVEKAFNEEHFQIHLQKVSAIVGHFKHSYKATKALKDAQKLHNLPDHSLISYCVTRWNSAYNMIERLLEQKQAVESVLLNLEFTTTAMCKKLLLRNSEWNYLKDLVRILKPFEVATKMMSSQTESTSGMVRPLIHSIIDKFLMIDDSDDPPKIQSLKEVFREELEARFLGEDYDSVPTLACFLDPRYKNMADETQEFRKSVEEKILKIIAKENVEETPAAIAKNKREKDLDYLFDGEALSQSFERMASFESDNPNNLDNVNEREINSFKMEPNIPCGDNPLHWWHSKRHEFPKLARLARRYLGVPASSTPSERAFSTAGNIISSKRNCLLPENANLLIFLYQNRSITENKFNN
- the LOC123262596 gene encoding myb-like protein H isoform X2, encoding MVEAEIARAMEWQRVTLVGWYHSHPRSHASPSLRDVDYQLDYQIKMKGPSDNGYTPCVGLICSPYNADGNCYESNFNIFWSMPPPENRPHEYPRPMLLSYTISQESFLSQDALDEIKKCIEYYRSEGGINFKSNFNSTTTYLERLRNSLASKLPGRSRGNDTGYWEVIKKMILPDSSIETRSDAFITVQFPPLGMNESLTQTASGLSNNNVFLTPVAFKSDNNIMTPLPKFESQPSTSSRNCKKEVIDESLKDSRLYTKIDKPEIPPTFKSGELTVSVKTVNKLDVEPPTSIDFSKLTGPLSIEVLNKMRSSFTSDFPLPDFSQQMTPLPDLSKLANFSSADLAKLSAFPLNEITKVSPSMYNRNITNLFNSNNKGSSTNPSKDVIDRKNDYTPGENIPLTCFNLDPSRIDNLVDRKKTLESTNDNMKSKRPTNFSVADELSISSVRPDFGAMLDMSMIHGKNNQASTLNDSGESLNLSKDRS
- the LOC123262596 gene encoding myb-like protein H isoform X1, which produces MEIVSNTNTEKQESQLFNSIAIVRVPVKHTNLGIRSHAMDMSTMVELTSFSSLGKIQPFLVTISTTAALIVDLHCHLTDKEVCGYLGGHWDINAHNLAITSAFPCRYAGKDKTAAGMVEAEIARAMEWQRVTLVGWYHSHPRSHASPSLRDVDYQLDYQIKMKGPSDNGYTPCVGLICSPYNADGNCYESNFNIFWSMPPPENRPHEYPRPMLLSYTISQESFLSQDALDEIKKCIEYYRSEGGINFKSNFNSTTTYLERLRNSLASKLPGRSRGNDTGYWEVIKKMILPDSSIETRSDAFITVQFPPLGMNESLTQTASGLSNNNVFLTPVAFKSDNNIMTPLPKFESQPSTSSRNCKKEVIDESLKDSRLYTKIDKPEIPPTFKSGELTVSVKTVNKLDVEPPTSIDFSKLTGPLSIEVLNKMRSSFTSDFPLPDFSQQMTPLPDLSKLANFSSADLAKLSAFPLNEITKVSPSMYNRNITNLFNSNNKGSSTNPSKDVIDRKNDYTPGENIPLTCFNLDPSRIDNLVDRKKTLESTNDNMKSKRPTNFSVADELSISSVRPDFGAMLDMSMIHGKNNQASTLNDSGESLNLSKDRS